A genomic stretch from Ovis canadensis isolate MfBH-ARS-UI-01 breed Bighorn chromosome 5, ARS-UI_OviCan_v2, whole genome shotgun sequence includes:
- the WDR18 gene encoding WD repeat-containing protein 18 isoform X1 has translation MMTHVRRGGEGKMAAPMEVAVCTDSAAQLWSCVVWELHSGANLLTYRGGQAGPRGLALLNGEYLLAAQLGKNYICAWELQRKDQLQQKIMCPGPVTCLTTSPNGLYVLAGISENIYLWEVSTGNLLVILSRHYQDVSCLQFTGDSSHFISGGKDCLVLAWSLCSVLQADPSRTPAPRHVWSRHTLPITDLHCGFGGPLARVATASLDQTVKLWEVSSGELLLSVLFDVGILAVTMDLAEHYMFCGGSDGSIFQVNLCTWPGQREKSFQPEQEHGKVFRGHRNQVTCLSVSTDGSVLLSGSHDETVRLWDVQSQQCLRTVTLKGPVTNACIMLAPVSMLSSDFRPGLPLPHFNKHLLGAEHGDEPHRGGLMLRLGLHQQGSEPSYLERVEQLQAVMSSTLEKNVLGGQDQLRIRVTELEDEVRNLRKINRDLFDFSTRIITHPTK, from the exons ATGATGACGCACGTCCGGCGCGGTGGAGAAGGCAAGATGGCGGCGCCCATGGAGGTAGCCGTGTGTACGGACTCGGCGGCCCAGTTATGGAGCTGCGTTGTGTGGGAGCTGCACTCTGGCGCCAACTTGCTCACGTACCGCGGAGGCCAGGCAGGGCCCCGCGGCTTGGCGCTACTCAATGGCGAGTACCTGCTGGCCGCACAGCTGGGCAAGAACTACATCTGCGCCTGGGAGCTGCAGAGGAAG GACCAGCTTCAGCAGAAGATCATGTGCCCAGGACCAGTCACCTGCCTCACCACATCGCCCAATGGCCTCTACGTTCTGGCAGGGATCTCAGAGAACATATACCTGTGGGAG GTGTCCACAGGGAACCTTCTGGTCATCCTGAGCCGCCACTACCAGGACGTGTCATGCCTGCAGTTCACGGGGGACAGCAGCCACTTCATCTCAGGGGGCAAGGACTGCCTAGTGCTGGCCTGGAGCCTCTGCAG cGTGCTGCAGGCAGACCCCTCCCGGACCCCTGCCCCCCGGCACGTCTGGTCTCGCCACACCCTCCCCATCACAGACCTGCACTGCGGCTTTGGGGGGCCCCTAGCCCGGGTGGCCACCGCCTCGCTGGACCAGACAGTGAAG CTGTGGGAGGTCTCCTCAGGTGAGCTGCTGCTGTCCGTACTCTTTGACGTGGGCATCCTGGCTGTGACCATGGACCTGGCCGAGCATTACATGTTCTGCGGCGGCAGCGACGGCTCCATCTTCCAGGTCAATCTCTGTACCTGG CCCgggcagagagagaagagctTCCAGCCAGAGCAGGAGCACGGGAAGGTGTTCAGAGGGCACAG GAACCAGGTGACCTGCCTGTCAGTGTCCACGGACGGCAGCGTGCTGCTTTCGGGCTCCCACGATGAGACCGTTCGCCTCTGGGATGTGCAGAGCCAGCAGTGCCTCAGGACAGTGACCCTCAAAG GCCCCGTGACCAACGCGTGCATCATGCTTGCACCCGTCAGCATGCTGAGCTCCGACTTCAGACcaggcctgcccctgccccacttCAACAAGCACCTGCTAGGCGCAGAGCACGGGGACGAGCCGCACCGCGGGGGCCTGATGCTGCGCCTAGGTCTCCACCAGCAG GGGTCAGAGCCCAGCTATCTGGAGCGGGTGGAGCAGCTACAGGCGGTGATGTCCAGCACGctggagaag AACGTCTTGGGAGGCCAGGACCAGCTGCGGATCCGCGTGACTGAGCTGGAAGATGAGGTGCGGAACCTGCGCAAGATCAACCGCGACCTCTTTGACTTCTCCACACGCATCATCACGCACCCAACCAAGTGA
- the WDR18 gene encoding WD repeat-containing protein 18 isoform X2: protein MCPGPVTCLTTSPNGLYVLAGISENIYLWEVSTGNLLVILSRHYQDVSCLQFTGDSSHFISGGKDCLVLAWSLCSVLQADPSRTPAPRHVWSRHTLPITDLHCGFGGPLARVATASLDQTVKLWEVSSGELLLSVLFDVGILAVTMDLAEHYMFCGGSDGSIFQVNLCTWPGQREKSFQPEQEHGKVFRGHRNQVTCLSVSTDGSVLLSGSHDETVRLWDVQSQQCLRTVTLKGPVTNACIMLAPVSMLSSDFRPGLPLPHFNKHLLGAEHGDEPHRGGLMLRLGLHQQGSEPSYLERVEQLQAVMSSTLEKNVLGGQDQLRIRVTELEDEVRNLRKINRDLFDFSTRIITHPTK from the exons ATGTGCCCAGGACCAGTCACCTGCCTCACCACATCGCCCAATGGCCTCTACGTTCTGGCAGGGATCTCAGAGAACATATACCTGTGGGAG GTGTCCACAGGGAACCTTCTGGTCATCCTGAGCCGCCACTACCAGGACGTGTCATGCCTGCAGTTCACGGGGGACAGCAGCCACTTCATCTCAGGGGGCAAGGACTGCCTAGTGCTGGCCTGGAGCCTCTGCAG cGTGCTGCAGGCAGACCCCTCCCGGACCCCTGCCCCCCGGCACGTCTGGTCTCGCCACACCCTCCCCATCACAGACCTGCACTGCGGCTTTGGGGGGCCCCTAGCCCGGGTGGCCACCGCCTCGCTGGACCAGACAGTGAAG CTGTGGGAGGTCTCCTCAGGTGAGCTGCTGCTGTCCGTACTCTTTGACGTGGGCATCCTGGCTGTGACCATGGACCTGGCCGAGCATTACATGTTCTGCGGCGGCAGCGACGGCTCCATCTTCCAGGTCAATCTCTGTACCTGG CCCgggcagagagagaagagctTCCAGCCAGAGCAGGAGCACGGGAAGGTGTTCAGAGGGCACAG GAACCAGGTGACCTGCCTGTCAGTGTCCACGGACGGCAGCGTGCTGCTTTCGGGCTCCCACGATGAGACCGTTCGCCTCTGGGATGTGCAGAGCCAGCAGTGCCTCAGGACAGTGACCCTCAAAG GCCCCGTGACCAACGCGTGCATCATGCTTGCACCCGTCAGCATGCTGAGCTCCGACTTCAGACcaggcctgcccctgccccacttCAACAAGCACCTGCTAGGCGCAGAGCACGGGGACGAGCCGCACCGCGGGGGCCTGATGCTGCGCCTAGGTCTCCACCAGCAG GGGTCAGAGCCCAGCTATCTGGAGCGGGTGGAGCAGCTACAGGCGGTGATGTCCAGCACGctggagaag AACGTCTTGGGAGGCCAGGACCAGCTGCGGATCCGCGTGACTGAGCTGGAAGATGAGGTGCGGAACCTGCGCAAGATCAACCGCGACCTCTTTGACTTCTCCACACGCATCATCACGCACCCAACCAAGTGA